One Citricoccus sp. K5 DNA window includes the following coding sequences:
- a CDS encoding TetR/AcrR family transcriptional regulator, with product MPKIVDHEQRRGEIVLALWQVIHERGIDGVSFRAVAEAAGVSIGRVQHYFTSKDELVVFGCRAMVSAAEQDHGPDPSPREPALVRDALADFLCAPLPITEGLRVGSSVWATYLAKSVSHPGIAAVVVEAMQGRVEVTATLLAAARGTREAQGARGAQGARGAGQPAPEVEVAPETARVQSTALALVSLSEGLNTRVLAGALGAEEAGALIRDAVDRAVHTD from the coding sequence ATGCCGAAGATCGTCGACCATGAGCAACGCCGAGGGGAGATCGTCCTGGCCTTGTGGCAGGTCATTCACGAACGCGGGATCGACGGGGTGTCCTTCCGTGCGGTGGCGGAGGCCGCTGGTGTGTCCATCGGCCGGGTGCAGCACTACTTCACGAGCAAGGACGAGCTGGTGGTGTTCGGTTGCCGTGCGATGGTGTCCGCGGCCGAGCAGGACCACGGCCCGGATCCATCCCCCCGGGAGCCCGCGCTGGTCCGCGACGCGTTGGCGGACTTCCTCTGCGCCCCCCTCCCGATCACCGAGGGATTGCGGGTCGGCTCCTCGGTGTGGGCGACCTATCTCGCCAAGTCTGTGTCCCATCCGGGCATCGCCGCGGTGGTGGTGGAGGCCATGCAGGGCCGCGTAGAGGTCACGGCCACACTGCTTGCTGCAGCCCGAGGAACGCGGGAGGCGCAGGGAGCGCGGGGGGCGCAGGGAGCGCGGGGTGCTGGACAACCGGCCCCTGAGGTGGAGGTGGCACCGGAGACAGCGAGGGTGCAGTCCACCGCCCTGGCATTGGTGTCACTGTCCGAGGGACTGAACACCCGGGTGCTGGCCGGTGCCCTGGGGGCGGAGGAGGCTGGTGCCCTGATTCGGGACGCGGTGGACCGCGCGGTCCACACGGACTGA